The Helicobacter pylori genomic interval GGGCGATTATGTGCTGTTGCACATCGGCTATGTGATGAGTAAGATTGATGAAAAAGAAGCCCTAGAATCCATTGCGCTTTATCAAGAAATGATCGCCAAAATGAACGAAACGCATGAATAACAAAACGCATGAGTGATAATGAGCGTTAATTATCTCATCGCC includes:
- a CDS encoding HypC/HybG/HupF family hydrogenase formation chaperone; this translates as MCLAIPSKVIAINNNVALLETLGVQREASLDLMGESVKVGDYVLLHIGYVMSKIDEKEALESIALYQEMIAKMNETHE